DNA from Patescibacteria group bacterium:
ATGCGTTTAGTATATCACGCACCAAACCTGCGTTCACGGCTCTGAAAGTCTTTTATAGCGCCCTCAAAATCATCCGGCGTAAAATCAGGCCAAAGTTTTTCGGTAAAGTGTAGCTGCGCATCCGCTGTATCCCACATCATAAAACCGGCTGACAGGTGTGGGTCGCCCCCCGTGCGAACAACGAGATCTACCGGAGGCAAGTCGCGCGTCCACAAATAATCTTTGGGAGAAGTAAATGGTTTGCCCGAACTCATCGCCGCCTCAAACGCGCGTGTCATCTCAGTCTTGCCGTCATAACACAGCATCAAATTCATAATATGCTGTTTGCGATCCTTGGTCTCTTCTATAAGTCGCTCGCCAGTTTCTACTAAACTTTTTGGAAAAAGAGTCCGCCACTCAC
Protein-coding regions in this window:
- the uppS gene encoding polyprenyl diphosphate synthase; translation: MQDYSVGHVAIIPDGNRRWAKGKGLFPWLGHKEGITAYEKVIDRALDLNIFCVSFWGMSVDNIKKRPAAEVEFLLKAFSKALLDALKNPRLKEHDVRISIVGEWRTLFPKSLVETGERLIEETKDRKQHIMNLMLCYDGKTEMTRAFEAAMSSGKPFTSPKDYLWTRDLPPVDLVVRTGGDPHLSAGFMMWDTADAQLHFTEKLWPDFTPDDFEGAIKDFQSRERRFGA